In a single window of the Rhopalosiphum padi isolate XX-2018 chromosome 1, ASM2088224v1, whole genome shotgun sequence genome:
- the LOC132932076 gene encoding uncharacterized protein LOC132932076 — protein MSAEDSKKYCFGLIDLRCGIRIIAILNICVWLLAITLNIFFLIVVFGTKVHSFFSGNEAEESTNNRTHTIYGLLSSSFTEVVLLYFNFCLKKSIYEKNVQNIKHWLVMYLMVFIHMLIYYSYAALVSNQPLFLLCIGLISSLIVLFMLYIVRRFYYDELGHLAADDNTTNGNIVTPPQST, from the exons aTGTCAGCGGAGGACtcgaaaaaatattgtttcggtCTCATCGACTTACGCTGCGGTATCAGAATCATAGCTATACTTAACATA TGTGTTTGGTTGTTAGCCATcacattgaatatattttttttgatagtcGTATTCGGAACAAAGGTTCATTCATTTTTCTCAG GTAATGAAGCCGAAGAAAGCACAAACAATAGAACACACACTATATATGGTTTATTAAGTTCATCATTTACGGAAGTTGTTCTTCTTTACTTTAACTTTTGTCTGAAGAAATCAATATATGAA aaaaatgttcaaaatatcaagcatTGGTTAGtgatgtatttgatggtttttataCATATGCTCATTTACTATAGTTATGCGGCATTAGTATCTAATCAACCACTGTTCCTCTTGTGTATTGGACTTATCTCTAGCC TGATCGTTTTGTTCATGCTGTACATTGTGAGACGTTTTTACTACGATGAACTCGGACACTTGGCCGCCGACGATAATACTACAAATGGCAATATTGTGACTCCACCACAGTCCACATGA